From one Streptomyces sp. CA-210063 genomic stretch:
- a CDS encoding penicillin acylase family protein, giving the protein MPTDTTASSGQQSGKSGRKKGRKGRLLLIVLVLAIIGGVGFGAFWSVSTVRASFPQTKGSIALDGLSGPVDVKRDGYGIPQIYASSDEDLFMAQGYVQAQDRFYEMDVRRHMTAGRLSEMFGEGQVDNDEFLRTLGWHGIAEEEYEKTLSAETKKYLDAYAKGVNAYLAGKDGEEISLEYAALGFSNDYKPEEWTPVDSLAWLKAMAWDLRGNMQDEIDRALMTSRLGPRQIADLYPQYPYDRNKTIVQEGSYDELTETWSDGTGGSQSAQSTDGSTQGTGDTAGTGTGTAAGTSTDSGALQTQLDGLYNVLEDLPEAVGVNGNGIGSNSWVVSGDHTITGKPLLANDPHLSAQLPSVWYQMGLHCKAVSEKCQYDVAGYTFAGMPGVIIGHNADISWGMTNSGVDVTDLYLEKLTGDGYEYGRKVLPFDTREETIEVAGGTSKKIVVRTTNNGPLLSDRNDELVQVGKKATVDQDAPDRGDGYGIALRWTALDPGTSMDAVFAMNRAANWEDFRAAAALFDVPSQNLTYADTEGNIGYQLPGRIPTRGEGDGSVPAPGWDTTYRWTGYIDQDELPYEYNPERGYIVTANQAVVGEKYPYTLTKDWGYGTRAQRITSLIESKIKGGGKISTDDMRQMQMDNSSEIAKLLVPLLLKIDVNDKEVRQAQKLLEGWDYTQDADSAAAAYFNSVWRNILKLAFGDKLPKELRVEGQCLSVEPVGTTGPADEDQRVRECGKRDADQAQPDGGDRWFEVVRRIIDDEDNDWWSTPKTRTQKAVDTRDELFKRAMRDARWELTAKLGKDIDTWNWGRLHRLFLKNQTLGTEGPGFLQYMLNRGPWKLGGGEATVNATGWNAAGGYEVVWVPSMRMVVNLGDLDKSKWINLTGASGHAYNAHYTDQTDKWAKGELLTWSFSDKAVESDTSDTLLLKP; this is encoded by the coding sequence ATGCCCACCGACACCACCGCCTCCTCCGGCCAGCAGTCCGGCAAGTCCGGCAGGAAGAAGGGGCGCAAAGGCCGACTTCTCCTGATCGTCCTGGTCCTGGCCATCATCGGTGGCGTCGGCTTCGGGGCGTTCTGGTCCGTCTCGACCGTGCGTGCCTCCTTCCCGCAGACCAAGGGCTCGATAGCCCTGGACGGTCTGTCCGGACCGGTCGACGTCAAGCGCGACGGCTACGGGATCCCGCAGATCTACGCCTCCTCCGACGAGGACCTGTTCATGGCACAGGGCTACGTCCAGGCGCAGGACCGGTTCTACGAGATGGACGTGCGCCGCCACATGACGGCCGGCCGCCTCTCGGAGATGTTCGGCGAGGGCCAGGTCGACAACGACGAGTTCCTGCGCACCCTCGGCTGGCACGGAATCGCCGAGGAGGAGTACGAGAAGACGCTCTCGGCGGAGACGAAGAAGTACCTCGACGCGTACGCCAAGGGGGTCAACGCCTACCTCGCAGGCAAGGACGGCGAGGAGATCTCCCTGGAGTACGCGGCCCTGGGCTTCTCCAACGACTACAAGCCCGAGGAGTGGACCCCGGTCGACTCGCTCGCCTGGCTGAAGGCGATGGCCTGGGACCTGCGCGGCAACATGCAGGACGAGATCGACCGCGCCCTGATGACCAGCCGCCTCGGCCCCCGCCAGATCGCCGACCTGTACCCGCAGTACCCGTACGACCGCAACAAGACGATCGTGCAGGAGGGCTCGTACGACGAGCTCACCGAGACCTGGTCGGACGGGACGGGCGGGTCGCAGTCCGCGCAGAGCACCGACGGCTCCACACAGGGCACCGGCGACACCGCGGGAACGGGCACGGGCACCGCCGCCGGTACCTCAACGGACTCCGGGGCTCTCCAGACGCAGCTGGACGGCCTCTACAACGTCCTGGAGGACCTGCCCGAGGCCGTCGGTGTGAACGGCAATGGCATCGGCTCCAACTCCTGGGTCGTCTCCGGCGACCACACCATCACCGGCAAGCCGCTGCTCGCCAACGACCCGCACCTGTCGGCCCAGCTGCCGTCGGTCTGGTACCAGATGGGCCTGCACTGCAAGGCCGTCTCGGAGAAGTGTCAGTACGACGTCGCCGGCTACACCTTCGCGGGCATGCCCGGAGTGATAATCGGCCACAACGCGGACATCTCCTGGGGCATGACCAACTCCGGCGTCGACGTCACCGACCTCTACCTGGAGAAGCTCACCGGCGACGGCTACGAGTACGGCCGCAAGGTGCTGCCCTTCGACACCCGCGAGGAGACCATCGAGGTCGCCGGCGGCACCTCCAAGAAGATCGTCGTCCGCACCACCAACAACGGCCCCCTGCTCTCCGACCGCAACGACGAACTCGTCCAGGTCGGCAAGAAGGCCACCGTCGACCAGGACGCCCCCGACCGCGGCGACGGCTACGGCATCGCCCTGCGTTGGACCGCGCTCGACCCCGGCACCTCCATGGACGCCGTCTTCGCGATGAACCGGGCCGCGAACTGGGAGGACTTCCGCGCGGCCGCCGCCCTGTTCGACGTCCCCTCGCAGAACCTGACCTACGCCGACACCGAGGGCAACATCGGCTACCAGCTGCCCGGCAGGATCCCCACCCGCGGTGAGGGCGACGGCTCGGTGCCCGCGCCGGGCTGGGACACCACGTACCGGTGGACCGGCTACATCGACCAGGACGAACTGCCCTACGAGTACAACCCGGAGCGCGGCTACATCGTCACCGCGAACCAGGCCGTCGTCGGCGAGAAGTACCCGTACACGCTCACCAAGGACTGGGGCTACGGCACGCGCGCGCAGCGGATCACCAGCCTCATCGAGTCGAAGATCAAGGGTGGCGGCAAGATCTCCACCGACGACATGCGGCAGATGCAGATGGACAACAGCAGCGAGATCGCCAAGCTGCTGGTGCCGCTGCTGCTCAAGATCGACGTCAACGACAAGGAAGTCCGCCAGGCGCAGAAGCTCCTGGAGGGCTGGGACTACACCCAGGACGCCGACTCGGCGGCCGCCGCGTACTTCAACTCGGTCTGGCGCAACATCCTCAAGCTCGCCTTCGGCGACAAGCTGCCCAAGGAACTGCGCGTCGAGGGCCAGTGCCTGTCGGTCGAACCGGTCGGCACCACCGGGCCCGCCGACGAGGACCAGCGGGTGCGCGAGTGCGGCAAGCGCGACGCGGACCAGGCGCAGCCGGACGGCGGCGACCGCTGGTTCGAGGTGGTCCGCCGGATCATCGACGACGAGGACAACGACTGGTGGTCCACGCCGAAGACCCGCACCCAGAAGGCCGTCGACACCCGTGACGAGCTGTTCAAGCGGGCCATGCGGGACGCCCGTTGGGAGCTGACCGCCAAGCTCGGCAAGGACATCGACACGTGGAACTGGGGCCGGCTGCACCGCCTGTTCCTGAAGAACCAGACCCTCGGCACCGAGGGCCCCGGCTTCCTCCAGTACATGCTCAACCGCGGCCCCTGGAAGCTCGGCGGCGGCGAGGCCACGGTCAACGCCACCGGCTGGAACGCGGCGGGCGGCTACGAGGTCGTCTGGGTGCCCTCGATGCGCATGGTGGTGAACCTCGGGGACCTCGACAAGTCCAAGTGGATCAACCTCACCGGCGCCTCCGGGCACGCGTACAACGCCCACTACACCGACCAGACCGACAAGTGGGCCAAGGGCGAGCTGCTCACGTGGTCGTTCTCGGACAAGGCGGTCGAGAGCGACACGAGCGACACGCTCCTCTTGAAGCCGTGA
- a CDS encoding 5-formyltetrahydrofolate cyclo-ligase produces MRPEPELSKRLLRREILLVRNGLTPDDVRKTTGALADRALDLPELAHARTVAAYVSVGSEPGTLALLDALRARGVRVLLPILLPDNDLDWGAYEGEASLARVRHGGGRMTLLEPAGDRLGPDAVTTADAVLLPGLAVDARGMRLGRGGGSYDRVLARLERAGADPALVVLLYDTEVVDRVPEEEHDRPVHAVVTPSGVRRFR; encoded by the coding sequence ATGAGACCCGAACCGGAGCTTTCCAAGCGATTGTTGCGCCGAGAGATCCTCCTGGTGAGGAATGGGTTGACGCCGGATGACGTCCGGAAAACGACGGGCGCTCTTGCCGACCGGGCCCTCGATCTGCCCGAGCTGGCGCACGCGCGCACGGTCGCGGCCTACGTCTCCGTGGGGAGTGAGCCCGGCACCCTCGCGCTCCTCGACGCACTCCGCGCGCGGGGCGTGCGCGTCCTGCTGCCGATCCTGCTCCCCGACAACGACCTGGACTGGGGCGCCTACGAGGGAGAGGCCTCCCTCGCGCGCGTGCGGCACGGCGGCGGCCGTATGACCCTCCTGGAACCCGCCGGCGACCGACTCGGCCCGGACGCCGTGACCACCGCCGACGCGGTCCTGCTCCCGGGCCTCGCCGTGGACGCGCGCGGGATGCGCCTGGGGAGGGGCGGCGGCTCGTACGACCGTGTCCTGGCCCGACTGGAGCGCGCGGGCGCGGACCCGGCCCTGGTGGTGCTGCTGTACGACACGGAGGTGGTCGACCGGGTGCCGGAGGAGGAACACGACCGCCCGGTGCACGCGGTGGTGACCCCGTCGGGGGTACGCCGGTTCCGGTGA
- the mscL gene encoding large conductance mechanosensitive channel protein MscL, translating to MSEKKEPSILEGFKAFLMRGNVVDLAVAVVIGAAFTNIVNSVVKGVINPLVGAFGTKDLDSYSSCLKGICTGSGADATGIQIRWGSVLGATLSFVITAAVVYFLMVLPMAKYLAHQESRRKAKEGTHEVIELTELEVLKEIRDALVAQRGSGHDRD from the coding sequence GTGAGCGAGAAGAAGGAGCCGAGCATCCTGGAGGGCTTCAAGGCCTTCCTGATGCGGGGGAACGTCGTCGACCTGGCCGTCGCCGTGGTCATCGGCGCGGCCTTCACCAACATCGTCAACTCGGTGGTGAAGGGGGTCATCAACCCACTGGTGGGGGCGTTCGGCACCAAGGACCTCGACAGCTACAGCTCCTGCCTCAAGGGCATCTGCACAGGCAGCGGTGCCGACGCGACCGGCATCCAGATCCGGTGGGGCTCAGTGTTGGGAGCCACCCTCAGCTTCGTCATCACCGCGGCCGTCGTCTACTTCCTGATGGTCCTTCCCATGGCCAAGTACCTGGCCCACCAGGAATCCCGCCGAAAGGCGAAGGAAGGCACGCACGAGGTCATCGAGCTGACCGAGCTGGAGGTGCTCAAGGAGATCCGCGACGCCCTGGTGGCCCAGCGCGGCTCGGGCCACGACCGCGACTAG
- a CDS encoding S-methyl-5'-thioadenosine phosphorylase, with translation MTKASGTVGASEAGLAEIGVIGGSGFYSFLDDVTEIQVDTPYGPPSDSLFLGEIAGRRVAFLPRHGRGHHLPPHRINYRANLWALRSVGARQVLGPCAVGGLRPEYGPGTLLVPDQLVDRTKSRAQTYFDGLPLPGGAIPHVVHVSLADPYCPVGRKTALEAARGRDWEPVDGGTLVVIEGPRFSTRAESLWHQAQGWSVVGMTGHPEAILARELELCYTSLNLVTDLDAGAETGEGVSHEEVLQVFAANIDRLRGVLFDTVASLPPNGTRDCLCSKALGGMDPGFELP, from the coding sequence ATGACCAAGGCGTCGGGGACGGTCGGCGCGTCGGAGGCAGGCCTGGCGGAGATCGGTGTCATCGGGGGCTCGGGGTTCTACTCCTTCCTCGACGACGTGACCGAGATACAGGTCGACACCCCCTACGGGCCGCCCAGCGACTCCCTCTTCCTCGGCGAGATCGCCGGCCGCCGGGTCGCCTTCCTGCCCCGCCACGGCCGTGGCCACCACCTGCCGCCGCACCGCATCAACTACCGCGCCAACCTGTGGGCCCTGCGTTCCGTCGGGGCGCGCCAGGTGCTGGGCCCGTGCGCGGTGGGCGGCCTGCGACCGGAGTACGGGCCGGGCACGCTGCTCGTCCCGGACCAGCTGGTGGACCGCACGAAGTCCCGCGCCCAGACGTACTTCGACGGCCTCCCGCTGCCCGGCGGCGCCATCCCCCACGTCGTCCATGTCTCGCTCGCCGACCCCTACTGCCCCGTCGGCCGCAAGACCGCCCTGGAAGCGGCGCGCGGGCGCGACTGGGAACCGGTGGACGGCGGCACCCTCGTCGTGATCGAGGGCCCCCGGTTCTCCACCCGCGCCGAGTCCCTGTGGCACCAGGCCCAGGGCTGGTCCGTCGTCGGCATGACCGGCCACCCCGAGGCGATCCTCGCCCGCGAACTGGAACTCTGCTACACCTCCCTGAACCTCGTCACCGACCTCGACGCCGGCGCCGAGACCGGCGAGGGCGTCTCCCACGAGGAAGTCCTCCAGGTCTTCGCCGCCAACATCGACCGCCTCCGCGGCGTCCTCTTCGACACGGTGGCCTCGCTGCCGCCGAACGGCACGCGGGATTGCCTGTGCTCGAAGGCGCTGGGCGGGATGGATCCCGGGTTCGAGCTGCCGTAG
- a CDS encoding MFS transporter, producing MASTVTSNTSRASRPGYGQLLRTRGAWTFLLPGFAARQPFAMLTLSIVLLVQHTTGSYGAAGAVAAVTGVAMALFAPYSGRLADRHGQRAVLIPGILVHGAAGLSLTALALADAPLWALFAAAVPTGASVPQIGPMVRARWGVKLQDSPLMPTAAAFESVTDELTFVLGPLVATALCTAVHPAAGLLTEAALTLIGGLLFAAQRGTQPKVVSMAHARVEHVSALSLPGVRVLIVTFLGIGSVFGGMQVSLAAFSESIGEPGLNGVLYGVFAAGNMLSGIVCGAIAWKATPQRRLIVGYTALALVASALWTADSVLVLAALGLLVGMCIAPALITGYTLVDSLVPAGARTEAFTWLTGAVALGQAAAVTAAGQLEDRLWAGAGFLVPMAGTALALATLLALRTRLATRPRSRTVARVVGHRVPVTVD from the coding sequence GTGGCATCCACGGTCACCTCGAACACCTCTAGGGCGTCCCGCCCGGGCTACGGGCAGCTGCTGCGCACCCGTGGCGCGTGGACGTTCCTCCTCCCCGGCTTCGCGGCCCGCCAGCCGTTCGCGATGCTGACCCTCTCCATCGTGCTGCTGGTCCAGCACACCACCGGCTCCTACGGGGCGGCCGGCGCCGTCGCCGCCGTGACCGGTGTCGCCATGGCCCTGTTCGCCCCGTACAGCGGCCGTCTCGCCGACCGTCACGGCCAGCGCGCCGTCCTGATCCCCGGCATCCTCGTCCACGGAGCGGCGGGTCTCTCCCTGACGGCGCTGGCGCTCGCGGACGCCCCCTTGTGGGCGCTCTTCGCCGCCGCCGTCCCGACGGGTGCCTCGGTGCCGCAGATCGGCCCCATGGTGCGGGCCCGCTGGGGCGTCAAGCTCCAGGACTCGCCCCTGATGCCCACCGCGGCGGCCTTCGAGTCCGTCACCGACGAGCTGACCTTCGTGCTCGGCCCGCTGGTGGCGACCGCGCTGTGCACCGCCGTGCACCCGGCCGCCGGTCTGCTCACGGAGGCCGCGCTCACCCTGATCGGCGGTCTGCTGTTCGCCGCCCAGCGCGGCACCCAGCCCAAGGTCGTCTCCATGGCGCACGCGCGCGTGGAGCACGTTTCCGCCCTGTCCCTCCCCGGAGTGCGTGTCCTGATCGTCACCTTCCTGGGCATCGGTTCCGTCTTCGGCGGTATGCAGGTCTCGCTGGCCGCCTTCTCCGAGTCGATCGGCGAGCCCGGCCTGAACGGCGTCCTGTACGGCGTCTTCGCCGCCGGCAACATGCTCTCCGGCATCGTCTGCGGCGCGATCGCGTGGAAGGCCACCCCTCAGCGACGCCTGATCGTCGGCTACACGGCCCTCGCGCTGGTGGCCTCCGCCCTGTGGACCGCCGACTCGGTCCTGGTACTCGCGGCGCTCGGCCTGCTGGTCGGCATGTGCATCGCCCCGGCCCTGATCACCGGCTACACCCTGGTCGACAGCCTTGTCCCGGCGGGCGCCCGCACCGAGGCCTTCACCTGGCTCACCGGCGCCGTCGCCCTCGGCCAGGCCGCCGCCGTCACGGCCGCCGGACAGCTGGAGGACCGACTGTGGGCCGGCGCCGGATTCCTGGTCCCGATGGCCGGTACGGCACTGGCGCTGGCGACCCTGCTGGCGCTTCGCACGCGGCTGGCGACCAGGCCCCGGAGCCGTACCGTCGCGCGTGTCGTCGGTCACCGAGTGCCGGTGACAGTGGACTGA
- the galU gene encoding UTP--glucose-1-phosphate uridylyltransferase GalU — protein MSEANPRISKAVIPAAGLGTRFLPATKATPKEMLPVVDKPAIQYVVEEAASAGLDDVLMITGRNKRPLEDHFDRNYELESALQKKGDAGRLAKVQESSDLATMHYVRQGDPKGLGHAVLCAAPHVGDEPFAVLLGDDLIDPRDPLLKRMVEVQERHGGSVIALMEVAPEQIHLYGCAAVEATEDGDVVKVTGMVEKPDPADAPSNYAIIGRYVLAPQIFDVLRKTEPGRGGEIQLTDALQQLAADEKVGGPVHGVVFKGRRYDTGDRGDYLRAIVRLACEREDLGPDFRTWLRSYVAEEM, from the coding sequence ATGAGTGAGGCGAACCCCAGGATCAGCAAGGCTGTCATCCCCGCGGCGGGTCTAGGGACCCGGTTCCTGCCGGCCACCAAAGCGACTCCCAAGGAGATGCTGCCGGTCGTGGACAAGCCGGCGATCCAGTACGTGGTCGAAGAGGCCGCATCGGCGGGGCTCGACGACGTCCTGATGATCACCGGCCGCAACAAGCGCCCCCTCGAGGACCACTTCGACCGGAACTACGAGCTGGAGTCCGCCCTCCAGAAGAAGGGCGACGCCGGCCGGCTCGCCAAGGTGCAGGAGTCCAGCGACCTCGCGACCATGCACTACGTCCGCCAAGGCGACCCCAAGGGCCTCGGTCACGCCGTTCTGTGCGCCGCCCCGCACGTGGGCGACGAGCCCTTCGCGGTCCTCCTCGGCGACGACCTGATCGACCCGCGCGACCCCCTCCTCAAGCGCATGGTCGAGGTCCAGGAGCGGCACGGCGGCAGCGTCATCGCACTCATGGAGGTCGCACCGGAGCAGATCCACCTCTACGGATGCGCGGCCGTGGAGGCCACCGAGGACGGCGACGTCGTCAAGGTGACGGGCATGGTCGAGAAGCCGGACCCGGCCGACGCCCCGTCGAACTACGCGATCATCGGCCGCTACGTCCTCGCCCCGCAGATCTTCGACGTCCTGCGCAAGACGGAGCCGGGCCGCGGCGGCGAGATCCAGCTCACCGACGCCCTCCAGCAGCTCGCCGCGGACGAGAAGGTCGGCGGCCCCGTGCACGGCGTCGTCTTCAAGGGCCGCCGCTATGACACCGGAGACCGCGGCGACTACCTGCGTGCCATTGTCAGACTCGCATGCGAACGTGAAGACCTGGGACCGGACTTCCGGACCTGGCTTCGCAGTTACGTAGCCGAGGAGATGTAG
- a CDS encoding low temperature requirement protein A, which translates to MTPRSTPSPPPAPEPTPSSAAAEAAASASVSPGAGRPPVRRLVARGREEEHRVASPLELFFDLCFVVAVAQAGVQLVHAVAEAHTAEGIVNYAMVFFAIWWAWMNFTWFASAYDNDDVPYRLVTLVQIAGVLVLAAGVARAFEDHDWLLVVLGYVIMRLGMTAQWLRAARTATGAERVMALRYAGGVALCQVGWLGLLVLPEPARPWLFLVMAIAELCVPVYAEKGFQTSWHPHHIAERYGLFTIIVLGETILAATVAVKSAASENDALGELLPIAVGGLLIVFSAWWIYFTVPIHGHLRSNKESFLWGYGHYLIFASAAAIGAGLEVSVEQAVHKAHISTLAASAAVTLPTALYLLSVWALHARHSKVGTAQQTVLPLAALAVIVCTFLGHWAVLAAGIVSAVTVAVGVAFTARDHSTHNAHEAHEAHEPHNTRESHGG; encoded by the coding sequence ATGACGCCCCGTTCCACGCCCTCGCCTCCCCCGGCACCGGAGCCCACCCCGAGCTCCGCCGCGGCCGAGGCGGCGGCTTCGGCTTCCGTCTCCCCCGGCGCCGGCCGGCCACCGGTGCGCAGGCTGGTCGCGCGGGGGCGTGAGGAGGAGCACCGGGTCGCCTCGCCGCTGGAGCTCTTCTTCGACCTGTGCTTCGTCGTCGCCGTCGCCCAGGCGGGCGTCCAGCTGGTGCACGCCGTCGCGGAGGCGCACACGGCCGAGGGCATCGTGAACTACGCGATGGTCTTCTTCGCGATCTGGTGGGCCTGGATGAACTTCACCTGGTTCGCCTCGGCATACGACAACGACGACGTGCCGTACCGGCTGGTGACCCTCGTTCAGATAGCCGGTGTGCTGGTGCTCGCCGCCGGGGTCGCCCGGGCCTTCGAGGACCATGACTGGCTGCTGGTCGTGCTCGGTTACGTGATCATGCGGCTGGGGATGACCGCGCAGTGGCTGCGGGCCGCGCGGACCGCGACGGGTGCCGAGCGGGTCATGGCACTGCGGTACGCGGGTGGCGTGGCGTTGTGCCAGGTCGGCTGGCTGGGGCTGCTGGTCCTGCCGGAGCCGGCGAGACCCTGGCTGTTCCTGGTGATGGCGATCGCTGAGCTGTGCGTGCCGGTGTACGCGGAGAAGGGCTTCCAGACGTCCTGGCATCCGCATCACATCGCCGAGCGGTACGGCCTGTTCACCATCATCGTGCTCGGCGAGACGATCCTGGCGGCGACGGTCGCCGTGAAGTCGGCGGCGAGCGAGAACGACGCGCTGGGCGAGCTGCTCCCGATCGCGGTGGGCGGGCTGCTGATCGTGTTCTCGGCGTGGTGGATCTACTTCACCGTTCCCATCCACGGTCATCTGCGCTCCAACAAGGAGAGCTTCCTGTGGGGTTACGGCCACTACCTGATCTTCGCGTCGGCCGCGGCGATCGGCGCCGGGCTGGAGGTCTCGGTGGAGCAGGCCGTGCACAAGGCGCACATCTCCACGCTGGCGGCATCGGCCGCGGTGACCCTGCCGACGGCGTTGTATCTCCTCTCCGTATGGGCGCTGCACGCCCGCCACTCCAAGGTGGGCACGGCCCAGCAGACCGTCCTGCCGCTCGCCGCGCTGGCCGTGATCGTGTGCACGTTCCTGGGCCACTGGGCGGTCCTGGCGGCGGGCATCGTGTCGGCCGTGACGGTCGCGGTCGGGGTGGCATTCACCGCCCGCGACCACAGCACCCACAACGCCCACGAAGCCCACGAAGCCCACGAGCCCCACAACACTCGGGAGAGCCATGGCGGTTGA
- a CDS encoding FmdB family zinc ribbon protein, translating into MPTYQYQCTECGEGLEAVQKFTDDALTECPSCNGRLKKVFSAVGIVFKGSGFYRNDSRGSSSSSSPASKSSTSDSKSSSDAKSSSTSSSSSSDSKPSSSGSSSASSTSAA; encoded by the coding sequence GTGCCGACGTACCAGTACCAGTGCACCGAATGCGGTGAGGGCCTCGAAGCGGTGCAGAAGTTCACCGACGACGCCCTGACCGAGTGCCCCAGCTGCAACGGCCGCCTCAAGAAGGTGTTCTCCGCGGTCGGCATCGTCTTCAAGGGCTCCGGTTTCTACCGGAACGACAGCCGCGGCTCGTCGTCCAGCAGCAGCCCGGCGTCGAAGTCGTCCACGTCGGACTCGAAGTCCTCCTCGGACGCGAAGTCCTCGTCCACGTCGTCTTCGTCGTCCTCCGACTCGAAGCCGTCGTCCTCGGGCTCTTCCTCCGCAAGCAGCACCTCGGCCGCATAG
- a CDS encoding potassium/proton antiporter, whose amino-acid sequence MRCSAFPQPEPRAVRRERYGPLTVHDLNQLLLVCSLVLLVAVAAVRISSRSGLPSLLVYLGIGIAMGQDGIGDIHFNNAELTQVIGYAALVVILAEGGLGTKWKEIKPALPAASSLALVGVAVSVGVTATGAHYLIGLEWRQSLIIGAVVSSTDAAAVFSVLRKIPLPARVTGTLEAESGFNDAPVVILVASLSMAGPVEHWYVLIGEIALELAIGAAIGLAVGWLGSWALRHVALPASGLYPIAVMAIAVAAYAAGALAHGSGFLAVYLAAMVLGNAKLPHWPATRGFAEGVGWIAQIGMFVLLGLLVTPHEMGDDIWPALVIGLVLTMVARPLSVIVALTPFRVPWREQTLLSWAGLRGAVPIILATIPMVSGIEASRKIFNIVFVLVVVYTLVQGPTLPWLARKLRLGGSGDEAADLGIESAPLERLRGHLLSVAIPEKSRMHGVEVNELRLPAGAAVTLVVRDGTSFVPLPTTVLRRGDELLVVATDPVRDQAERRLRAVGQGGKLAGWLGTGNGNGNGGTHRGETGRGGAGR is encoded by the coding sequence ATCCGGTGCTCGGCATTCCCACAACCGGAACCACGTGCGGTTCGGCGAGAAAGGTACGGCCCTCTGACTGTCCACGACCTCAACCAGCTCCTGCTCGTCTGCTCGCTCGTCCTGTTGGTCGCGGTCGCCGCGGTCCGGATCTCGTCGCGCAGCGGGCTCCCCAGCCTGCTCGTCTACCTGGGCATCGGCATCGCCATGGGCCAGGACGGCATCGGCGACATCCACTTCAACAACGCCGAACTGACCCAGGTCATCGGCTACGCGGCCCTCGTCGTGATCCTGGCGGAGGGCGGCCTCGGCACGAAGTGGAAGGAGATCAAGCCGGCCCTGCCGGCCGCCAGCTCACTGGCGCTGGTCGGAGTCGCGGTGAGCGTCGGCGTCACGGCCACGGGCGCGCACTACCTGATCGGTCTCGAGTGGCGGCAGTCGCTCATCATCGGCGCGGTCGTGTCCTCCACGGACGCGGCGGCCGTCTTCTCGGTGCTGCGCAAAATCCCCCTCCCCGCGCGCGTGACGGGCACCCTGGAAGCCGAGTCCGGCTTCAACGACGCCCCCGTGGTCATCCTCGTCGCCTCGCTCTCCATGGCCGGACCGGTCGAACACTGGTACGTGCTGATCGGCGAGATAGCGCTGGAGCTGGCGATCGGCGCCGCCATCGGCCTCGCGGTGGGCTGGCTGGGCTCGTGGGCCCTGAGGCACGTGGCGCTGCCCGCCTCCGGTCTCTACCCGATCGCCGTCATGGCCATCGCCGTCGCCGCCTACGCGGCCGGCGCCCTGGCCCACGGCAGCGGATTCCTCGCCGTCTACCTGGCCGCCATGGTCCTCGGCAACGCCAAGCTGCCGCACTGGCCTGCCACGCGCGGCTTCGCCGAGGGGGTCGGCTGGATCGCCCAGATCGGCATGTTCGTCCTGCTGGGCCTGCTGGTCACCCCGCACGAGATGGGCGACGACATCTGGCCCGCGCTCGTCATAGGGCTCGTGCTGACCATGGTGGCGCGACCGCTCAGCGTCATCGTCGCGCTGACGCCGTTCCGGGTGCCGTGGCGGGAGCAGACGCTGCTGTCGTGGGCCGGGCTGCGCGGCGCCGTGCCCATCATCCTGGCGACGATCCCCATGGTCAGCGGGATCGAAGCCAGCCGAAAGATCTTCAACATCGTCTTCGTCCTGGTCGTGGTCTACACCCTCGTCCAAGGGCCGACGCTGCCCTGGCTGGCCCGCAAGCTGCGCCTGGGCGGCTCCGGCGACGAGGCCGCCGACCTCGGCATCGAATCGGCGCCCCTGGAGCGGCTGCGCGGCCATCTGCTGTCCGTCGCCATCCCCGAGAAGTCCCGTATGCACGGCGTCGAGGTCAACGAGCTGCGGCTCCCCGCGGGCGCCGCCGTCACCCTCGTCGTCCGCGACGGCACATCCTTCGTGCCCCTGCCGACCACGGTGCTGCGGCGCGGCGACGAACTGCTCGTCGTCGCCACGGATCCCGTCCGCGACCAGGCGGAGCGCCGCCTCAGGGCCGTCGGCCAGGGCGGCAAGCTGGCCGGGTGGCTGGGGACGGGGAACGGGAACGGGAACGGCGGTACGCATCGCGGCGAGACCGGTCGCGGCGGGGCGGGGCGTTAA